One region of Pseudomonas sp. ABC1 genomic DNA includes:
- the rluC gene encoding 23S rRNA pseudouridine(955/2504/2580) synthase RluC, with product MTTTTPPTSGVQMLEVAPEFAGQRIDNFLRTQLKGVPKTLIYRILRKGEVRVNKGRIKPEYKLQAGDLVRVPPLRLSEANEPAPVAQALLERLEAAIVHEDKGLLVLNKPAGIAVHGGSGLSFGVIEALRQLRPDARELELVHRLDRDTSGLLMVAKKRSMLRHLHEALRGDGVDKRYMALVRGRWETSCKQVNAPLQKNTLRSGERMVEVDDEGKEALTLFRVLRRFGDFATLVEARPVTGRTHQIRVHARHAGHAIAGDSKYGDEDFTREVRDLGGKRLFLHAYALKVPLPDGGELQLEAPVDESWANTLEKLSE from the coding sequence ATGACCACTACTACCCCCCCGACTTCTGGCGTGCAAATGCTCGAGGTGGCGCCGGAGTTCGCCGGCCAACGAATCGATAACTTCCTGCGTACCCAGTTGAAAGGCGTCCCCAAGACGCTGATCTATCGCATCCTGCGCAAAGGCGAAGTGCGTGTTAATAAAGGTCGGATAAAGCCCGAGTACAAATTGCAGGCAGGCGACCTCGTGCGTGTGCCTCCATTGCGCTTGAGTGAAGCCAATGAGCCTGCGCCAGTGGCGCAAGCGCTGCTGGAGCGCCTGGAGGCGGCCATCGTGCATGAGGACAAGGGCCTGCTCGTGCTCAACAAGCCAGCAGGCATCGCCGTGCATGGCGGCAGTGGACTCAGTTTTGGCGTTATCGAGGCGTTGCGTCAGTTGCGTCCGGATGCCCGCGAGCTGGAGCTGGTCCATCGTCTGGATCGCGACACGTCGGGGCTGCTGATGGTGGCGAAGAAGCGCAGCATGTTGCGCCACCTGCACGAGGCCCTGCGTGGTGACGGTGTCGACAAGCGCTATATGGCACTGGTGCGTGGTCGCTGGGAGACGTCCTGCAAGCAGGTCAATGCGCCGCTGCAAAAGAACACCCTGCGCTCCGGTGAGCGCATGGTCGAGGTGGATGACGAGGGCAAGGAGGCCTTGACCTTGTTTCGCGTGCTGCGGCGTTTTGGCGATTTCGCCACCCTGGTCGAAGCGCGTCCCGTGACCGGAAGAACCCATCAGATTCGTGTGCATGCCCGGCATGCCGGGCATGCGATTGCCGGCGACAGCAAATATGGCGATGAGGACTTCACGCGGGAAGTGCGCGATCTGGGCGGAAAGCGTCTGTTTCTGCACGCGTATGCCTTGAAGGTGCCCTTGCCTGACGGAGGTGAGTTGCAGCTCGAAGCGCCGGTGGATGAATCGTGGGCAAACACCTTGGAGAAGTTGAGTGAGTGA
- a CDS encoding HAD-IA family hydrolase: protein MGSYQLLIFDWDGTLANSIERIVESVKVGAVACGLPVCDDESIRGIIGLSLSRAIDVLYPHVQDEALRERFHMGYRQHYLALEEQPSALFDGVRQSLLAFREQGYQLAVATGKRRLGLDKVLSGQGWQTFFDVTRAADETASKPDPLMLHEILSICDCHPSRALMIGDSVFDLQMARNAEMDSVAVGYGAQSLDVLRQHGPKLAIEHFSQLGEWLQANTLNRMNERVG, encoded by the coding sequence GTGGGTAGCTATCAACTGCTGATTTTCGACTGGGACGGCACGTTGGCCAACTCCATCGAGCGCATCGTCGAATCGGTGAAAGTGGGGGCGGTCGCCTGCGGCCTGCCGGTGTGCGACGACGAGAGCATTCGCGGGATCATTGGCTTGTCGCTGTCCCGCGCTATCGATGTGCTCTACCCGCATGTACAGGATGAGGCGCTGCGCGAGCGTTTCCATATGGGCTACAGGCAGCACTACCTGGCCCTGGAGGAGCAGCCGTCGGCGTTGTTCGATGGGGTTCGGCAGTCGCTGCTGGCCTTTCGTGAGCAGGGTTACCAATTGGCCGTGGCCACGGGAAAGCGCCGTCTTGGGCTCGACAAGGTGCTGAGCGGGCAGGGTTGGCAAACGTTCTTCGATGTCACGCGGGCGGCCGATGAGACGGCGAGTAAGCCTGACCCGCTCATGTTGCATGAAATTCTTTCGATCTGTGATTGTCATCCCTCTCGGGCCTTGATGATCGGTGATTCGGTCTTCGACCTGCAGATGGCACGCAATGCCGAGATGGATTCGGTGGCTGTCGGTTATGGCGCGCAATCGTTGGATGTTCTCCGCCAGCACGGACCGAAGCTGGCGATCGAGCACTTTTCGCAACTGGGCGAATGGTTGCAGGCAAACACTCTGAACAGGATGAATGAACGTGTCGGGTGA